In the genome of Tripterygium wilfordii isolate XIE 37 chromosome 19, ASM1340144v1, whole genome shotgun sequence, one region contains:
- the LOC119986182 gene encoding WAT1-related protein At2g39510-like, translating into MGSFASLIDRSKPYMLVILLQCASGVLNIIIKAALNDGMSQHVLVVYRMAIASVVIAPFAFVLERNSRPKMTLPIFAKIMLLSLFEPVAFHNLFYSGMKNTSANFSAAIFNIVPAITFILAWTLRLEKVKIKELSSQAKIIGTIVTVGGTMLMTFVKGKHLNFQWTNGQHVNQAAIIAGTNHKGQFGEGAVMIVSACFIASAFLVLQAFTLKSYPAKLSLTTLQCMMGMVESTVLAFAVEQGKTSVWCIQKQRSNIVAVLYGGIYSGVAYYIMALIAKIRGPVFVSASNPLSMVVTTVIGSSFLHEQLYLGRVLGAIVIVIGLYLVLWGKSKDQRQQHGTETDKVAPHQETTGMNDNKGTTDIEKATACQAIAATYIDAHDHALVVEEKTTEG; encoded by the exons atGGGGTCTTTTGCGAGCCTAATCGATAGATCAAAGCCATACATGCTTGTGATTCTATTGCAATGTGCTTCTGGAGTATTGAACATTATTATCAAGGCAGCTTTAAATGATGGTATGAGCCAACATGTACTTGTGGTGTACCGGATGGCCATCGCCTCTGTTGTCATTGCTCCGTTCGCCTTTGTTTTGGAAAG GAACTCAAGACCAAAGATGACATTGCCAATCTTTGCAAAGATAATGCTGCTCAGCTTGTTTGA GCCAGTAGCTtttcataacttgttctactccgGCATGAAAAATACTAGCGCCAATTTTAGCGCCGCTATATTCAATATTGTTCCTGCCATCACGTTCATACTGGCTTGGACTTTAAG GCTTGAGAAAGTGAAGATTAAGGAGCTGTCCAGCCAAGCGAAAATTATTGGAACAATTGTGACAGTTGGAGGAACAATGCTAATGACTTTTGTCAAAGGAAAACACCTAAATTTTCAATGGACTAATGGACAACATGTTAATCAAGCTGCTATAATTGCTGGCACTAATCATAAGGGACAATTCGGAGAGGGTGCTGTCATGATTGTATCTGCTTGTTTCATTGCCTCAGCTTTTCTCGTCTTGCAA GCATTTACACTAAAATCGTACCCAGCTAAACTCTCTCTCACAACTTTGCAATGCATGATGGGAATGGTAGAAAGCACAGTTCTTGCCTTCGCTGTTGAACAAGGCAAAACTTCAGTTTGGTGTATACAAAAGCAAAGGAGCAACATCGTAGCTGTACTATATGGA gGAATATATTCTGGTGTTGCTTATTATATCATGGCATTAATAGCGAAGATAAGAGGTCCTGTGTTTGTGAGTGCTTCTAATCCTCTAAGCATGGTTGTAACCACAGTCATAGGCTCCTCCTTTTTACATGAGCAACTTTACTTGGGAAG GGTTCTTGGAGCCATTGTCATTGTAATAGGGTTGTATCTGGTCTTGTGGGGTAAGAGCAAGGACCAACGTCAACAACATGGTACAGAAACTGACAAGGTGGCCCCCCATCAAGAAACAACAGGGATGAATGACAACAAAGGCACTACTGATATTGAGAAAGCAACAGCATGCCAAGCAATAGCAGCAACATATATAGATGCTCATGATCATGCTCTCGTTGTCGAAGAGAAAACTACAGAGGGATAA